In Sedimenticola thiotaurini, the following proteins share a genomic window:
- a CDS encoding thioredoxin family protein, which produces MVSLQTPVCDFGLPAIDFNLPGVDGKQWTLADCRGENGLLVMFICNHCPYVQAIRERIVRDTAELKELGVNSVAIMSNDPTLYEEDSFENMVRVAQQYRFPFPYLLDESQSVAKQYGAVCTPDFFGYNADLRLQYRGRLDASGKAAAPEDVRRELYEAMRQVAMTGAGPEEQIPSIGCSIKWRDQ; this is translated from the coding sequence ATGGTTTCCCTGCAGACTCCGGTATGCGATTTCGGATTGCCGGCGATTGATTTTAATCTCCCCGGCGTGGACGGAAAACAGTGGACCCTGGCGGATTGCCGGGGGGAGAACGGGCTGCTGGTGATGTTTATCTGTAATCACTGCCCTTACGTCCAGGCGATACGGGAACGGATTGTCCGTGACACAGCAGAACTGAAGGAGTTGGGGGTTAACTCGGTGGCGATCATGTCGAATGACCCGACCCTCTACGAAGAGGATTCTTTTGAGAACATGGTCAGGGTTGCGCAGCAGTACCGCTTCCCGTTCCCCTACCTGTTGGATGAGAGCCAGTCCGTGGCCAAGCAGTACGGGGCTGTCTGTACACCCGATTTTTTTGGCTATAACGCTGATCTCCGGTTGCAGTACCGTGGGCGACTGGATGCCAGTGGCAAGGCGGCTGCACCGGAGGATGTGCGGCGTGAACTGTATGAGGCAATGCGCCAGGTCGCCATGACCGGAGCGGGTCCGGAGGAGCAGATCCCCAGCATTGGCTGTTCGATAAAATGGCGGGACCAGTAA
- the metK gene encoding methionine adenosyltransferase, with translation MSDYIFTSESVSEGHPDKVADQISDAVLDEILARDPDPEHARVACETMIKTGAVIVAGEITTNAWVDLDDLVRKVICDIGYTSSDVGFDGSTCAVMSLIGKQSSNIAQGVDRKAPEEQGAGDQGLMFGYATNETDVLMPAPITYAHRLVERQSEMRKKRVLPWLRPDAKSQVTLRYENDVVTGIDAVVLSTQHDPDIKQSDLIEAVMENILQPVLPKAWLDKCPQEKIHINPTGSFVIGGPVGDCGLTGRKIIVDTYGGAARHGGGAFSGKDPSKVDRSAAYAGRYVAKNIVAAGLADRCEIQVSYAIGVAEPTSISIETFGTAKIDEAKIAQLVRDHFDLRPYGILQMLDLVKPIYRKTAAYGHFGREEPEFTWERTDKAEALRADAGL, from the coding sequence ATGAGTGATTATATCTTTACCTCCGAATCGGTCTCTGAAGGCCACCCCGACAAAGTCGCAGACCAGATCTCCGACGCGGTGCTGGACGAGATCCTGGCCCGGGATCCGGACCCGGAACACGCCCGGGTGGCCTGTGAAACCATGATCAAAACCGGTGCTGTTATTGTGGCCGGCGAAATCACCACCAACGCCTGGGTCGATCTGGATGATCTGGTGCGCAAGGTGATCTGTGATATCGGCTACACCAGTTCGGACGTGGGCTTTGATGGCAGCACCTGCGCGGTCATGTCCCTGATCGGCAAACAGTCCAGCAACATCGCCCAGGGCGTGGACCGTAAGGCACCGGAGGAGCAGGGGGCCGGCGATCAGGGCCTGATGTTCGGCTATGCCACCAATGAAACCGATGTATTGATGCCCGCCCCCATCACCTATGCCCACCGGCTGGTGGAGCGCCAATCGGAGATGCGCAAGAAGCGGGTACTGCCCTGGCTGCGTCCCGACGCCAAGAGCCAGGTAACCCTGCGCTATGAGAACGATGTGGTCACCGGTATCGACGCCGTGGTGCTCTCCACCCAGCACGACCCGGATATCAAGCAGAGTGATCTGATTGAGGCGGTGATGGAGAACATCCTGCAGCCGGTACTGCCCAAGGCGTGGCTGGACAAGTGCCCGCAGGAGAAGATCCACATCAATCCCACCGGCTCCTTTGTGATCGGTGGCCCGGTGGGGGATTGCGGCCTGACCGGACGCAAGATTATCGTCGACACCTACGGTGGCGCGGCGCGCCATGGTGGTGGCGCCTTCTCCGGCAAGGACCCCTCCAAGGTGGACCGTTCAGCTGCCTACGCGGGGCGCTACGTGGCAAAAAACATCGTGGCGGCAGGCTTGGCCGACCGTTGTGAGATCCAGGTCTCCTACGCCATTGGCGTGGCCGAGCCCACTTCCATCTCGATTGAGACCTTCGGTACCGCCAAGATCGATGAGGCGAAGATCGCCCAGCTGGTGCGTGATCACTTCGATCTGCGCCCCTACGGCATTCTGCAGATGCTGGACCTGGTCAAGCCCATCTATCGGAAGACAGCCGCCTACGGCCACTTCGGCCGGGAAGAACCGGAGTTTACCTGGGAACGGACAGACAAGGCCGAGGCACTGCGCGCCGACGCCGGGTTATGA
- the ahcY gene encoding adenosylhomocysteinase — protein sequence MNAVVDNNFNDYKIADISLAQWGHKEIAIAYTEMPGLVALQEKYGDSKPLKGARIAGSLHMTIQTAVLIETLIKLGAEVRWASCNIFSTQDHAAAAIADQQIPVFAYKGESLEEYWAYTHKIMEWHDGGTPNMILDDGGDATLLLILGSKAEQDISVLDNPGSEEERVLYAAIREHLAIQSDWYSSKMKNIKGVTEETTTGVHRLYQMQERGELPFPAINVNDSVTKSKFDNLYGCRESLVDGIKRATDVMIAGKIALVLGYGDVGKGCAQSLKGLGATVWVSEIDPICALQAAMEGFRVVNMDEVCNQADIFVTTTGNYHVIQHDHMARMKDQAIVCNIGHFDNEIDVASLEQYQWENIKPQVDHIIFPDGKRIILLAKGRLVNLGCATGHPSFVMSNSFTNQTLAQMEIWNHTGEYENRVYTLPKKLDEEVARLHLEKIGVKLTTLTQEQADYIGVPVEGPYKPDHYRY from the coding sequence ATGAACGCCGTAGTGGACAACAACTTTAACGACTACAAGATCGCCGACATCTCCCTGGCCCAGTGGGGCCACAAGGAGATCGCCATCGCCTATACGGAAATGCCGGGCCTGGTGGCCCTGCAGGAGAAGTATGGCGACAGCAAACCCCTCAAAGGTGCACGCATTGCCGGCAGCCTGCACATGACTATCCAGACCGCCGTACTGATCGAGACCCTGATCAAGCTGGGGGCCGAGGTTCGCTGGGCCTCCTGCAACATCTTCTCCACCCAGGATCATGCCGCAGCCGCCATTGCCGACCAGCAGATCCCGGTGTTTGCCTACAAGGGCGAGAGCCTGGAGGAGTACTGGGCCTACACCCACAAGATCATGGAGTGGCACGATGGCGGCACACCCAACATGATCCTGGATGATGGCGGCGACGCCACCCTGCTGCTGATCCTGGGCAGCAAGGCGGAGCAGGATATCAGCGTGCTGGACAACCCGGGCAGCGAAGAGGAGCGGGTACTGTACGCTGCGATCCGTGAACACCTGGCCATCCAGTCCGACTGGTACTCCAGTAAAATGAAGAACATCAAGGGCGTTACCGAGGAGACCACTACCGGGGTACACCGGCTCTATCAGATGCAGGAGCGGGGCGAGCTGCCCTTCCCCGCCATCAACGTCAACGATTCGGTAACCAAGTCCAAGTTCGACAACCTGTACGGCTGTCGGGAATCCCTGGTGGACGGTATCAAACGGGCCACCGACGTGATGATCGCCGGCAAGATCGCCCTGGTACTGGGCTATGGCGACGTGGGCAAGGGCTGCGCCCAATCCCTGAAAGGGCTCGGTGCCACTGTCTGGGTCAGCGAGATCGATCCGATCTGCGCCCTGCAGGCGGCCATGGAGGGGTTCCGGGTGGTGAACATGGACGAGGTGTGCAACCAGGCCGATATCTTTGTCACCACCACCGGTAACTACCACGTGATCCAGCACGATCACATGGCGCGAATGAAAGACCAGGCCATCGTCTGCAACATTGGTCACTTCGATAACGAGATAGACGTCGCCAGCCTGGAGCAGTACCAGTGGGAGAACATCAAGCCCCAGGTGGATCACATCATCTTCCCGGACGGCAAGCGGATCATCCTGCTGGCCAAGGGCCGGCTGGTGAACCTGGGTTGCGCCACCGGCCACCCCAGCTTCGTGATGTCCAACAGCTTCACCAACCAGACCCTGGCCCAGATGGAGATCTGGAATCACACCGGCGAATATGAAAACCGGGTCTACACCCTGCCGAAAAAGCTGGATGAAGAGGTGGCCCGCCTGCACCTGGAGAAGATCGGCGTCAAGCTGACCACCCTGACCCAGGAACAGGCCGACTATATCGGCGTACCGGTAGAGGGGCCCTACAAGCCCGATCACTACCGCTACTGA
- the metF gene encoding methylenetetrahydrofolate reductase [NAD(P)H] translates to MHSQQTDQKLFSFELFPPKSEEGMEKLKTQVKKLARINPLYVSVTFGAGGSTQQRTFQSVEWLVTEGIEAAPHISCVSSSEVEIVEMLTRYRAQGIRRLVALRGDLPSGTGMSGRGELNYANELVALIRREFGDYFHIEVAAYPEFHPQAANARVDLENFKRKVAAGANGAITQYFYNADAYFRFVDSCKELAIQIPIVPGIMPITNYSNLSRFSDACGAEIPRWIRKRLESYADDVESIRAFGVDVVSELCQRLLDQGAPGLHFYTMNQSAATLKIWDNLNLPE, encoded by the coding sequence ATGCATTCACAACAGACTGATCAAAAACTGTTCAGTTTCGAACTCTTCCCGCCCAAGAGCGAGGAGGGGATGGAGAAGCTGAAAACCCAGGTAAAAAAACTTGCGCGGATCAATCCGCTCTATGTCTCCGTCACTTTCGGGGCCGGCGGATCGACCCAGCAGCGCACCTTCCAGAGCGTCGAGTGGCTGGTTACCGAAGGAATCGAGGCGGCCCCCCACATCTCCTGCGTCAGCAGCAGTGAGGTCGAGATCGTGGAGATGCTGACCCGCTATAGAGCACAGGGCATCCGTCGACTGGTTGCCCTGCGCGGTGACCTGCCCTCGGGCACCGGCATGAGTGGCCGGGGTGAACTCAACTACGCCAACGAACTGGTGGCACTGATCCGGCGCGAGTTCGGGGACTATTTCCATATCGAAGTGGCCGCCTATCCCGAGTTCCACCCCCAGGCTGCCAATGCCCGGGTTGACCTGGAGAACTTCAAGCGCAAGGTGGCGGCCGGAGCGAACGGCGCCATCACCCAGTACTTCTACAACGCGGACGCCTACTTCCGTTTTGTCGACAGCTGTAAAGAACTGGCGATCCAGATCCCCATCGTGCCGGGTATCATGCCGATCACCAACTACAGCAATCTGAGCCGCTTCTCCGATGCCTGTGGTGCGGAGATACCGCGCTGGATACGCAAGCGCCTGGAGTCCTATGCCGATGACGTGGAGAGTATCCGCGCCTTTGGCGTAGACGTGGTCAGCGAGCTGTGCCAGCGCCTGCTGGATCAGGGCGCCCCCGGACTGCACTTCTACACCATGAACCAGTCGGCGGCGACCCTGAAGATCTGGGACAATCTCAACCTGCCGGAGTAA
- a CDS encoding adenosylmethionine--8-amino-7-oxononanoate transaminase encodes MSNNQQITRRDLSVLWHPCTQMKDHEWLPMIPIRRGEGVWLEDFDGNRYIDAVSSWWVNLFGHANPRINAALKAQVDQLEHVMLAGFSHEPAIQLAEKLVELTPPGMERCFYVDNGSSAIEAALKMSYHSWRNQGYKGKHRFVTLSNSYHGETLGALAVGDVSLYKETYEPLLMEVFTAPSPDCFDREAGESWEDYSVRRFADMEALLAEHHKEISAVIVEPLVQCAGGMRMYHPTYLKLLREACDRYQVHLIADEIAVGFGRTGTLFACEQAQISPDFLCLSKGLTAGYLPLSLVLTSESVYQSFYDNYENLTAFLHSHSYTGNPLGCAVALASLEIFDQDQVIENNRQLARVMAEATAHLNDHPHVAEVRQHGMILAIEMVKDKASRTPFPWQERRGLRVYQHALSQGALLRPLGNVTYFMPPYVITPEQIRELARIATEGIDLATRD; translated from the coding sequence ATGAGTAACAATCAGCAAATCACCCGGCGCGATCTCTCGGTGCTCTGGCACCCCTGCACCCAGATGAAGGATCACGAATGGCTGCCCATGATTCCGATCCGGCGCGGCGAAGGGGTCTGGCTGGAGGACTTTGACGGCAACCGCTATATCGATGCGGTCAGCTCCTGGTGGGTCAACCTGTTCGGCCACGCCAACCCCCGCATCAACGCCGCCCTGAAAGCCCAGGTGGATCAGCTGGAACACGTGATGCTGGCCGGATTCTCCCACGAGCCAGCCATACAGCTGGCGGAAAAACTGGTCGAGCTCACTCCGCCGGGGATGGAGCGCTGCTTCTACGTGGATAACGGCTCCTCGGCTATCGAGGCAGCCCTGAAAATGAGCTACCACAGCTGGCGCAATCAGGGTTACAAGGGCAAGCACCGTTTCGTCACCCTCTCCAACAGCTATCACGGGGAGACCCTCGGGGCCCTGGCGGTGGGTGACGTATCACTCTACAAGGAGACATACGAACCGCTGCTGATGGAGGTGTTTACCGCCCCCTCCCCGGACTGTTTCGACCGGGAAGCGGGCGAGTCCTGGGAGGATTACTCGGTCCGTCGCTTTGCCGACATGGAGGCGCTGCTGGCTGAGCACCATAAAGAGATCAGTGCCGTGATTGTGGAGCCACTGGTGCAGTGCGCCGGCGGCATGCGCATGTATCATCCAACCTATCTGAAACTGCTGCGGGAGGCGTGCGATCGTTATCAGGTGCACCTGATCGCCGACGAGATCGCGGTAGGATTCGGCCGTACCGGCACTCTGTTCGCCTGTGAACAGGCCCAGATCAGCCCGGACTTTCTCTGCCTTTCCAAAGGGCTGACCGCCGGGTACCTGCCCCTCTCCCTGGTGCTGACCAGCGAGTCTGTCTACCAGAGCTTTTACGACAACTACGAAAACCTGACCGCCTTTCTGCACTCCCACAGCTACACCGGCAACCCGCTCGGTTGTGCCGTGGCGCTGGCCAGCCTGGAGATTTTTGACCAGGATCAGGTGATCGAAAACAACCGCCAACTGGCGCGGGTGATGGCGGAAGCAACCGCCCACCTGAACGATCACCCCCACGTGGCGGAGGTACGTCAACACGGCATGATCCTGGCCATCGAGATGGTAAAGGACAAGGCCAGCCGCACGCCCTTCCCCTGGCAGGAGCGGCGCGGCCTGCGGGTCTACCAGCACGCCCTCAGCCAGGGCGCCCTGCTCCGCCCACTGGGTAATGTCACCTATTTCATGCCCCCCTATGTAATCACTCCGGAGCAGATTCGGGAGCTGGCACGGATCGCCACCGAGGGCATCGATCTGGCCACCCGGGACTGA
- a CDS encoding 16S rRNA (uracil(1498)-N(3))-methyltransferase, translated as MQRHRIYTSQPLQPGNRIMLEEGPTRHLVQVLRLKTGAEIILFNGDGHDYSAHLGETSRRSSYAEVQQRLEPAEAPACLQIHLAIGISKGERMDFAIQKAVELGVAEITPLITERCQVRLPSERQAKRLQHWRQVIIAACEQSGRRRIPSLNPVQELHSWLGVANTADGLLLDHRADRALHELPPPGEAVTLLVGPEGGLSATERTQATTNGFSGLRLGPRVLRTETAPLAAIAAIQTQWGDFR; from the coding sequence ATGCAACGGCATCGCATCTACACCAGCCAGCCCCTGCAACCGGGCAACCGCATCATGCTGGAGGAGGGCCCCACCCGACACCTGGTCCAGGTACTGCGCTTGAAGACGGGAGCAGAGATCATCCTGTTCAACGGCGATGGCCATGACTACAGCGCCCACCTGGGAGAGACATCCCGACGCAGCAGCTACGCAGAGGTGCAGCAGCGCCTGGAACCCGCCGAGGCGCCGGCTTGTTTACAGATCCATCTGGCCATCGGTATCTCCAAAGGCGAACGGATGGACTTCGCCATCCAGAAAGCCGTGGAACTGGGGGTTGCTGAAATCACCCCGTTGATCACCGAACGCTGCCAGGTACGGTTGCCGAGCGAACGACAGGCAAAACGGCTGCAGCATTGGCGACAGGTGATCATCGCCGCCTGCGAGCAGTCGGGCCGACGCCGCATCCCCAGCCTCAATCCGGTGCAGGAGCTGCATAGCTGGCTTGGCGTTGCCAACACAGCGGACGGGCTACTACTGGATCATCGGGCCGACCGGGCCCTGCATGAACTGCCGCCACCGGGAGAAGCCGTGACCCTGTTGGTGGGGCCCGAGGGGGGGCTGTCAGCAACGGAACGCACACAGGCCACCACAAACGGATTCTCCGGTCTGCGTCTGGGTCCCCGGGTGTTGCGTACCGAGACCGCACCACTGGCGGCCATCGCGGCCATCCAGACCCAGTGGGGCGATTTCCGCTGA
- a CDS encoding LysR substrate-binding domain-containing protein encodes MNLRDLKYIIAVAETRHFGRAAERCFVSQPTLSGQLRKLEEELGVTLFERNNRHVQITPVGEEILDHARQIMEQAEAIQQVSQRHQDPLAGPLRIGAIPTLSPYLMPLLLMPLKTRYPQIQLVLSEELTDTLLQRLQRHEIDAALLATPAGSPDLETWPLFKEPFWVAYPRNHPFYTREKITQQDLDKENLLLLSEGHCLADQAMAVCRLQQRQAEGNLADLRAASLETLIQLVGAGYGITLIPALAMRSSWISGSGVVAQPLEAGNAYRQVALIYRHSFPRLAALQALATVILDNLPNTVDRIRPSSTA; translated from the coding sequence ATGAACCTGCGGGATCTGAAATACATCATTGCGGTGGCCGAAACCCGGCACTTCGGCCGGGCGGCAGAGCGCTGCTTCGTCAGCCAGCCCACACTCAGCGGCCAGCTCAGGAAGCTTGAGGAGGAGTTGGGAGTCACCCTGTTCGAACGCAACAACCGCCATGTGCAGATCACCCCGGTGGGGGAGGAGATACTGGACCATGCACGGCAGATCATGGAGCAGGCAGAGGCGATCCAGCAGGTATCCCAGCGCCACCAGGATCCACTGGCCGGTCCCCTGCGCATCGGCGCCATTCCCACCCTCAGTCCCTACCTGATGCCGCTGCTCCTGATGCCGCTGAAAACACGCTACCCCCAGATACAGCTGGTGCTGTCCGAAGAGTTGACCGATACCCTGCTACAGCGCCTGCAGCGGCATGAGATCGACGCCGCCCTGCTGGCCACCCCGGCGGGTTCACCCGACCTGGAGACCTGGCCACTGTTCAAGGAGCCGTTCTGGGTTGCCTATCCCCGCAATCACCCGTTCTACACCCGGGAAAAGATCACCCAGCAGGACCTGGACAAGGAGAATCTGCTGCTGCTCTCCGAGGGTCACTGTCTGGCGGACCAGGCGATGGCGGTATGCCGTCTGCAACAGCGCCAGGCGGAGGGCAACCTGGCGGATCTGCGCGCTGCCAGTCTGGAGACCCTGATCCAGCTGGTCGGTGCCGGTTACGGTATCACCCTGATTCCCGCCCTGGCGATGCGCAGCTCCTGGATCAGTGGCAGCGGGGTGGTGGCCCAGCCGCTCGAGGCCGGAAACGCCTACCGACAGGTGGCCCTGATCTATCGCCACAGTTTTCCACGACTGGCAGCGCTACAGGCCCTGGCCACGGTGATACTGGACAACCTCCCCAATACCGTGGATCGAATCCGCCCCTCCAGCACGGCCTGA
- a CDS encoding DUF2061 domain-containing protein encodes MTKTITFAAVHFSVAFSVAYLMTGSALLGGAIALIEPAINTVAYHFHELFWEHRQNRPLFSQHPEFN; translated from the coding sequence ATGACCAAGACAATCACTTTTGCCGCAGTGCACTTCAGCGTCGCCTTCTCGGTCGCTTACCTGATGACCGGCAGCGCCCTGTTGGGGGGAGCGATCGCGTTGATCGAACCGGCCATCAATACCGTCGCTTATCACTTTCACGAGCTGTTTTGGGAACATCGGCAAAACCGCCCACTTTTTTCACAGCACCCCGAATTTAACTGA
- a CDS encoding energy transducer TonB, which produces MLILQSWLERHKEYPRRARRRHQQGVVMLYFVMNRQGQVLHYEIRKSSGYALLDREVSEMIKRAQPLPPMPATLTGSRLELVVPVEFALR; this is translated from the coding sequence ATGCTGATCCTGCAGAGCTGGCTGGAACGGCACAAGGAGTATCCGAGACGGGCGCGGCGCCGGCACCAGCAAGGTGTGGTCATGCTCTATTTTGTCATGAATCGGCAGGGACAGGTCCTGCATTATGAGATACGCAAGAGTTCAGGTTATGCGCTGCTGGACCGGGAAGTGAGTGAGATGATCAAACGGGCCCAGCCTTTGCCGCCCATGCCGGCGACACTGACAGGTTCCCGGTTGGAACTGGTGGTGCCGGTGGAATTTGCACTCCGCTGA
- a CDS encoding ExbD/TolR family protein, translating into MHFEQRSPDNSEASILPLINVVFLLLIFFMIAGSLSVSEPLDVSAPESTSQGTPEQESLRLLLAGDGQMALQGRVMDEAALLHQVELALQAEPGLRVQLKADAAVPGNRVVKFMEQLHQAGVEKLFLITLQADQ; encoded by the coding sequence ATGCATTTTGAACAACGTTCCCCAGACAACAGTGAGGCCAGCATACTGCCGCTGATCAATGTGGTGTTTCTGCTGCTGATTTTTTTCATGATTGCCGGCAGCCTCAGCGTCAGTGAGCCGTTGGATGTCAGCGCGCCGGAATCCACCAGTCAAGGTACGCCGGAACAGGAGAGCTTGCGCCTGTTGCTCGCTGGTGATGGTCAGATGGCGCTGCAGGGCAGGGTTATGGATGAAGCCGCGCTGCTGCATCAGGTGGAACTGGCTCTCCAGGCGGAACCCGGTTTGCGGGTACAACTCAAGGCCGATGCCGCTGTTCCCGGCAACCGTGTTGTTAAGTTCATGGAGCAGCTTCATCAGGCCGGTGTGGAGAAGCTGTTCCTGATCACCCTGCAGGCTGACCAATGA
- a CDS encoding ExbD/TolR family protein encodes MQTPSRQPSFSQGEGRRRGIISLTPLIDVVFILLVFFMLSSSFLEWRAITVATTGSSTTGSGERSRESLLLSVSDVTIRLNGEQISIRELIPLLQRQMEADPTLFIQVMPIGETRLQSVVKLLDQFKLAGITRFRLIRDGNWSTPPAGVAGS; translated from the coding sequence ATGCAGACGCCATCCAGACAGCCTAGTTTCAGCCAAGGAGAGGGGCGGCGCAGGGGCATCATCAGCCTGACACCACTGATCGACGTGGTTTTTATCCTGTTGGTGTTTTTTATGTTGTCCTCGAGCTTTCTCGAATGGCGTGCCATCACGGTCGCCACCACCGGATCATCGACGACTGGCTCTGGGGAGCGCAGCCGGGAATCCCTGTTACTGAGTGTCAGCGATGTAACAATCCGGCTGAATGGTGAGCAGATTTCCATCCGGGAGCTGATACCACTCCTGCAGCGACAGATGGAAGCGGACCCGACGCTGTTTATCCAAGTGATGCCGATAGGAGAGACCCGTCTGCAGTCGGTGGTGAAGCTGCTTGATCAGTTCAAACTGGCTGGAATTACGCGCTTCCGCCTGATCCGTGACGGCAACTGGTCCACTCCACCAGCGGGTGTGGCGGGTAGTTGA
- a CDS encoding MotA/TolQ/ExbB proton channel family protein, which produces MEPLPGLLERAQSLLEIGGPVVTILVMMSFVALLIVVMKLIQFRALRIGNIRPAMRAVSAWRSGDREQALEHLDGCSNPVARVVAQAIHGRQSALPEERVREEVLRCGSDILFQLRRGFRPLEVIGSLAPLLGLLGTVLGMIKAFQQLEAAGNQVNPAILSGGIWEALLTTAVGLCVAIPAVAMLNWLERRIDHLAHEMDNLVTQIFTEELSQPVAVKQDSVPEPARPVLRRPAITESHADAIQTA; this is translated from the coding sequence ATGGAGCCACTGCCCGGCCTGCTGGAGCGGGCACAGTCCCTGTTGGAGATTGGTGGTCCGGTGGTCACCATCCTGGTGATGATGTCATTTGTGGCGTTGTTGATCGTGGTGATGAAACTGATCCAGTTCAGGGCGCTTCGTATCGGAAACATCCGACCGGCGATGCGCGCCGTTTCAGCTTGGCGTAGCGGGGATCGGGAGCAGGCCCTGGAGCATCTGGACGGCTGTTCCAATCCCGTTGCCAGGGTGGTGGCGCAGGCGATACATGGCCGGCAATCCGCACTGCCGGAGGAGCGGGTGCGGGAAGAGGTATTACGCTGCGGCAGCGATATTCTTTTCCAACTCAGGCGGGGATTCCGACCACTGGAAGTGATCGGCTCACTGGCACCACTGCTGGGTCTGCTGGGTACGGTGCTGGGGATGATCAAGGCGTTCCAACAGCTGGAAGCTGCCGGTAACCAGGTGAACCCTGCGATCCTGTCCGGCGGTATCTGGGAGGCCCTGCTGACCACGGCGGTTGGCCTCTGTGTGGCAATACCCGCGGTGGCCATGCTGAACTGGCTGGAGCGGCGTATCGATCACCTGGCCCATGAGATGGATAACCTGGTTACCCAGATCTTTACCGAAGAGCTGTCCCAGCCTGTCGCTGTAAAACAGGATTCCGTGCCGGAACCGGCGCGACCTGTGTTACGGCGCCCAGCGATCACCGAATCCCATGCAGACGCCATCCAGACAGCCTAG
- a CDS encoding ABC transporter ATP-binding protein: MTLRVERLTFGYPDKPVLRSVNTGDLPVGRLTALLGPNAAGKSTFFRCVAGLQQPQAGQVLLAGNDLHAATRAELIRDVCYMPQSFSSNAALTVFEVVLLARKQLQDWRVHDDDVSAVSHLLLRFGIQHLAERYIAELSGGQQQMVALCQAMVRRGRLFLLDEPTSALDLRHQLEVMQTLREITREREAVTIAAMHDLNLAARFADHILLMEEGRVVASGATDDVLCSSELARTYGVDIELQRSRDGVYMVGARI; this comes from the coding sequence ATGACGTTACGGGTAGAGAGGCTGACCTTTGGTTATCCGGATAAGCCGGTACTGCGGTCGGTGAATACCGGCGACCTGCCGGTCGGCAGACTGACCGCTCTGTTGGGACCCAATGCAGCGGGTAAATCCACCTTTTTTCGTTGTGTTGCCGGCTTGCAGCAACCACAGGCTGGCCAGGTGTTGCTGGCCGGAAATGATCTGCACGCGGCGACACGGGCAGAGCTGATCCGTGATGTCTGCTATATGCCGCAGAGTTTTTCCAGCAATGCTGCTTTAACAGTTTTTGAAGTGGTTCTGCTGGCACGGAAACAGCTGCAGGACTGGCGTGTCCATGACGACGACGTGAGTGCCGTGTCCCACTTGCTGCTGCGTTTTGGAATTCAGCACCTGGCGGAGCGTTATATCGCCGAGCTGTCCGGTGGGCAGCAGCAGATGGTGGCCCTGTGCCAGGCCATGGTGCGTCGGGGCCGCCTGTTTCTGCTGGATGAGCCGACCAGTGCGCTCGATCTGCGGCATCAGTTGGAGGTGATGCAGACGCTGCGGGAGATCACCCGGGAGCGGGAAGCTGTCACCATTGCCGCAATGCACGATCTGAACCTGGCGGCCCGCTTTGCGGACCATATTTTATTGATGGAAGAGGGACGGGTGGTGGCCTCGGGTGCCACTGACGATGTGCTCTGCTCCTCGGAACTGGCCCGTACCTATGGCGTGGACATCGAACTGCAACGTTCCAGAGATGGTGTCTATATGGTCGGGGCCAGAATCTAG